A DNA window from Acetobacter aceti NBRC 14818 contains the following coding sequences:
- a CDS encoding SDR family oxidoreductase has protein sequence MGKQVILITGASSGFGAMTARRLATAGHCVYAGVLDPVGNGAAAVKDAAGFAKEWNVDLLTVELDVLQDTQVEAAVSRVMAEQGRIDVVIHNAGHMCFGPSEAFTPEQLAVLYDVNVLSTQRLNRAALPHMRERGQGLVVWVSSSSTRGGTPPFLGPYFAAKAAMDALAISYAGELTRWGIETTIIVPGAFTKGTNHFHDAGAPADQAVAHAYTDGPYKGVEEKALAGLAALEPADADPESVARAIEAVVETPRGMRPFRVHVDPSQDGAEIVNGVADRVRAELLRRIGLEDLLHIAQPA, from the coding sequence ATGGGTAAGCAGGTTATCCTGATTACGGGTGCATCGAGTGGATTCGGCGCCATGACGGCCCGGCGTCTCGCCACTGCCGGACACTGTGTTTACGCCGGCGTGCTGGACCCCGTCGGAAATGGGGCCGCAGCCGTGAAAGATGCTGCTGGTTTCGCAAAAGAGTGGAACGTCGATCTGCTGACGGTCGAACTCGATGTTCTACAGGACACGCAGGTCGAGGCTGCGGTGAGTCGGGTCATGGCGGAACAGGGCCGGATCGACGTGGTGATCCATAATGCAGGTCATATGTGCTTCGGGCCGAGCGAGGCTTTTACGCCGGAGCAACTGGCGGTTCTGTACGATGTGAATGTCCTTTCTACCCAACGCCTCAACCGTGCGGCGCTGCCGCATATGCGGGAAAGAGGACAGGGACTCGTCGTGTGGGTGTCGTCATCCAGCACGCGGGGCGGCACGCCACCTTTCCTCGGGCCGTATTTCGCAGCGAAGGCGGCGATGGACGCGCTGGCGATTTCCTACGCGGGTGAACTGACACGGTGGGGGATCGAGACGACCATTATCGTGCCGGGTGCGTTTACCAAGGGCACCAATCATTTCCATGATGCGGGTGCGCCAGCCGATCAGGCCGTGGCGCATGCCTACACGGACGGGCCATACAAAGGCGTGGAAGAAAAGGCGCTTGCGGGGCTGGCGGCGCTCGAACCGGCTGACGCCGACCCGGAAAGTGTAGCCAGAGCAATCGAGGCTGTCGTGGAGACACCGCGTGGAATGCGACCCTTCCGGGTGCATGTCGATCCGTCGCAGGATGGGGCGGAGATCGTCAACGGTGTTGCGGACAGGGTAAGAGCGGAACTGCTGCGGCGAATTGGTCTTGAGGACCTGCTACATATTGCCCAACCAGCATAA
- a CDS encoding LysR family transcriptional regulator translates to MSVRRPPLDLRELLFVRVIAREGSIHGAARALGGKQSAVSRSLRLLEERLGVSLFRRTSSGARLTPAGVAFLREAEKLLDGTVGLYERTRRWSRGETGVISVGVQGSIPPGRISAILESYSRAQPGISFIYRDNAKKELLQALEQEEIDLAIMTLPLPGSMAATIPLWSDRVVAIMPVEHPIAQVGTASWAELHDGIFLIGKDDTGDELLALLMRKMRQAGFVPVTRQEAVRSLRVVALAANGSGIALLPDAWLGFLPAAIRERIAVVEVIDGDGFSHFAYGAAWHRERCPPAARTVIRFLEQQAAAF, encoded by the coding sequence ATGTCGGTTCGGCGACCACCTCTCGATCTGCGGGAATTGCTGTTCGTGCGTGTCATCGCGAGGGAGGGAAGTATCCACGGAGCCGCACGGGCGTTGGGAGGCAAACAATCTGCCGTAAGCCGGTCTTTGCGATTACTGGAAGAGCGACTTGGCGTCTCCCTCTTTCGACGCACGTCGAGCGGTGCCAGACTGACCCCGGCGGGAGTTGCCTTTCTGCGAGAGGCTGAGAAGCTGCTCGATGGAACTGTCGGACTGTACGAGCGCACGCGGCGTTGGAGCCGGGGCGAGACCGGCGTCATCTCCGTGGGCGTCCAGGGCAGCATCCCACCCGGCCGGATCTCGGCGATACTGGAGTCGTACAGCCGTGCGCAACCCGGTATCTCCTTCATTTATCGGGATAATGCGAAAAAAGAACTGCTCCAGGCCCTGGAACAGGAAGAGATCGACCTCGCGATAATGACGCTGCCCTTGCCCGGCAGCATGGCGGCCACGATCCCGCTCTGGAGCGATCGTGTCGTTGCGATCATGCCGGTCGAACATCCGATCGCACAGGTCGGAACCGCGTCATGGGCCGAGTTGCACGACGGAATCTTTCTGATCGGGAAGGATGATACCGGCGACGAACTGCTCGCGCTCCTGATGCGCAAGATGCGGCAGGCGGGATTTGTTCCTGTGACACGTCAGGAGGCGGTCAGAAGCCTGCGGGTCGTCGCATTGGCAGCAAATGGAAGTGGCATTGCCCTATTGCCGGATGCCTGGCTGGGCTTTCTGCCCGCTGCCATCCGGGAGCGGATCGCTGTAGTGGAAGTCATCGACGGGGACGGGTTTTCCCACTTCGCGTATGGCGCGGCCTGGCACCGTGAGCGCTGCCCACCGGCCGCGAGAACAGTCATTCGTTTTCTGGAGCAGCAGGCGGCTGCGTTTTAA
- a CDS encoding LysR family transcriptional regulator, translated as MDRLDVMRLFMRIVERESFTQAAEDMNLPRSTATDVIKALETRLGVRLLHRTTRQVSPTPEGETYYQRCHHIVADIEDAETAFGNVRPRGTLRVDVHGTLARHFILPSLLAFFAMYPDIELHMSEGDRLVDPVREGMDCVLRVGELRDSEMVVKKLGVLEEVTLAAPAYLKAHGIPAHPDRLADGHFMVGFQSSLRGRILPLEFMIDGRLHDMVLPLHMAVNAAESYVSAARAGLGIIQIPRYHAAHDLKTKTLVEILAAYPPVPSPVSLLYPRNRQMSPRVRVFIDWVTEIFRTSSTGSRSNR; from the coding sequence ATGGACCGGCTCGACGTCATGCGACTGTTCATGCGCATCGTGGAACGGGAAAGTTTCACGCAGGCTGCCGAAGACATGAACCTGCCGCGCTCGACGGCCACTGATGTCATCAAGGCGTTAGAGACCCGGCTCGGTGTGCGTCTTCTCCATCGCACGACCCGTCAGGTCAGCCCGACGCCGGAAGGCGAAACCTATTATCAACGCTGCCATCACATCGTCGCCGATATTGAGGACGCCGAGACCGCCTTCGGAAACGTCCGCCCCAGAGGCACGCTGCGGGTTGACGTGCATGGCACCCTGGCCCGCCACTTTATCCTGCCATCCCTGCTAGCGTTTTTCGCAATGTATCCCGATATCGAACTGCATATGAGCGAAGGCGACCGGCTGGTCGATCCGGTCCGCGAAGGGATGGACTGCGTACTTCGTGTGGGGGAATTACGGGACAGTGAAATGGTGGTGAAAAAGCTGGGCGTGCTGGAGGAGGTGACACTTGCCGCTCCGGCCTATCTGAAGGCTCACGGGATTCCGGCACACCCGGACAGGCTGGCCGACGGTCATTTCATGGTCGGTTTCCAGTCGAGCCTGCGGGGCAGGATTCTTCCGCTGGAATTCATGATTGACGGAAGACTCCACGATATGGTGCTGCCGCTCCACATGGCGGTCAACGCGGCCGAAAGCTACGTCTCGGCGGCGCGCGCCGGGCTGGGTATCATCCAGATCCCACGCTATCACGCGGCGCACGATCTCAAAACGAAAACGCTCGTTGAGATTCTGGCGGCGTATCCGCCTGTTCCATCCCCTGTCTCGCTGCTTTATCCGCGCAATCGGCAGATGTCGCCTCGTGTTCGGGTTTTTATTGACTGGGTGACGGAAATTTTCAGAACAAGCTCCACCGGTTCCCGTTCGAACCGTTGA
- the trbJ gene encoding P-type conjugative transfer protein TrbJ yields MTEEPFRIRAKDFRPGCAVVFGAALAFVMPVVSAHAQWAVYDGANHVQNVLIAARTLQQIDNQITSLANQAQMLVNQGRNLASLPLSTLSTLQSTISQTTALLAQAQNIAYSVQSVEQQYQQAYTSVSSGMSDGALFSQAQTRWQNSVGGFEDALKLQARVVGNIPSDSSAMTQLVSASQTSTGALQAAQAGNQLMALQSRQLFDIQAELAANGRAADLERARQAANEAGAEAQYQHFSQYDAYVPQAVAIPSSGY; encoded by the coding sequence ATGACGGAAGAACCTTTCCGTATTCGGGCAAAAGATTTCCGCCCCGGATGTGCCGTGGTCTTCGGCGCTGCTCTGGCTTTTGTCATGCCAGTCGTGTCAGCCCATGCCCAATGGGCGGTCTATGACGGCGCCAACCACGTCCAGAACGTGCTGATCGCGGCCCGCACGCTCCAGCAGATCGACAACCAGATCACGTCACTGGCCAATCAGGCGCAGATGCTGGTCAACCAAGGTCGCAATCTGGCGAGCCTACCACTTTCGACACTGTCGACGCTGCAATCGACGATTTCCCAAACCACAGCGTTGCTCGCGCAGGCGCAGAATATTGCCTACAGCGTCCAGTCCGTCGAGCAGCAGTACCAGCAGGCGTACACGTCCGTGTCCTCTGGCATGTCCGACGGTGCCCTGTTCAGCCAGGCACAGACACGCTGGCAGAATTCTGTGGGTGGGTTCGAGGACGCCCTGAAGCTTCAGGCGCGGGTGGTAGGAAACATCCCGAGCGACAGTTCGGCCATGACGCAACTGGTTTCGGCCAGCCAGACGTCAACCGGGGCGTTGCAGGCCGCGCAGGCCGGCAACCAGCTTATGGCCCTGCAATCCCGGCAACTGTTCGACATCCAGGCGGAACTGGCCGCCAATGGCCGGGCTGCGGACCTCGAACGGGCGCGACAGGCGGCGAACGAGGCAGGGGCGGAAGCCCAATATCAGCATTTTTCGCAGTATGACGCCTATGTTCCCCAGGCCGTCGCCATCCCAAGTTCTGGATATTGA
- a CDS encoding site-specific integrase — MKRSSSVRLTKPVVDKAEVRDSRYDLWDLDLAGFGLRIEKSGTKTFIIRYRIEGGGRSAPRRFLALGRFGALTVEQARRKARGLLGAVAHGEDPAGDVQEKRREKTIRDLLDFYEEHGCIVQRGIHKGKPMKPLTKQYTMSRLRHHVEPLLGGRRASEITSGDVERFVADVTTGKTAKDIKIGPRKRLIVRGGEGAARKVVRDLSAVFSFGRRHGFIAQNPVEGASVRKTDNRRMRFLTLEEVARLGDAFNKVETRGANPKGVAIARLWALTGCRRNEIAALKVEEVNLEDNLFEFEDSKTGRSIRPIGPTARAMLENLLKDRKKGYLFPAERGEEGHYQGTRNIWSEVIKLADLPGVTPHTLRHTLGSTATSSGEALALTGALLGHANLKSTAIYAHVQRDTSLEAAKRVEKLLAMALEGNVIGETNSAQEIKPKELDADLIRELSKRLSKENADTARLLGIIADSISSTL, encoded by the coding sequence ATGAAACGATCGTCCAGCGTACGTTTGACCAAGCCCGTCGTCGACAAGGCCGAGGTCCGAGATAGTCGATATGACTTGTGGGATCTCGATCTCGCTGGCTTTGGACTACGCATCGAGAAAAGCGGCACGAAAACTTTCATCATACGCTATCGCATTGAGGGCGGTGGCCGATCGGCACCAAGGCGATTCCTGGCGCTTGGACGATTCGGAGCACTTACCGTCGAACAGGCGAGAAGGAAGGCTAGGGGCCTGCTGGGCGCGGTCGCACACGGCGAAGACCCAGCGGGTGACGTGCAGGAGAAGCGGCGCGAAAAAACGATTCGGGACTTACTCGACTTCTACGAGGAGCATGGATGCATCGTGCAAAGGGGTATTCATAAGGGCAAGCCCATGAAACCTCTCACCAAGCAATACACCATGTCACGGCTTCGTCACCATGTTGAACCACTTCTAGGGGGACGTCGTGCGAGCGAGATCACTTCGGGCGATGTCGAGCGATTTGTGGCCGACGTAACAACTGGCAAGACCGCGAAAGACATAAAGATTGGGCCGCGCAAACGTCTTATCGTTCGGGGCGGTGAGGGCGCAGCACGGAAGGTCGTTCGTGATCTTTCGGCCGTATTCAGTTTCGGCAGGCGGCACGGCTTTATCGCCCAAAATCCCGTCGAAGGGGCTTCCGTCAGAAAGACGGATAATCGTCGCATGCGCTTTTTGACGTTGGAGGAAGTAGCCCGACTAGGCGACGCGTTCAACAAGGTCGAGACACGAGGGGCAAATCCTAAAGGGGTCGCAATCGCCCGGCTTTGGGCGCTTACCGGATGTCGTCGAAACGAAATTGCGGCGCTCAAGGTTGAGGAAGTCAATCTAGAGGATAACCTCTTCGAGTTCGAGGATAGCAAGACTGGGAGATCGATTCGCCCCATCGGCCCCACGGCGAGAGCAATGCTCGAGAATCTCCTGAAGGACCGCAAGAAAGGCTATCTTTTTCCGGCGGAGAGAGGCGAGGAAGGACATTACCAAGGCACGCGCAATATCTGGTCGGAAGTTATCAAACTTGCCGATCTACCGGGCGTAACGCCTCACACCCTTCGGCACACTCTTGGCTCTACTGCGACGTCAAGCGGCGAAGCATTGGCCCTGACCGGTGCTCTTTTAGGACACGCCAACCTCAAATCGACCGCCATTTACGCCCATGTCCAACGCGATACTTCGCTCGAGGCTGCCAAGCGTGTAGAAAAATTACTTGCAATGGCACTAGAGGGAAATGTTATTGGGGAAACAAATTCCGCGCAGGAGATAAAACCTAAAGAATTGGATGCAGATTTGATCCGAGAGCTATCTAAAAGGTTGTCAAAAGAAAATGCAGATACAGCAAGACTTCTAGGAATTATAGCTGACAGCATTTCTAGTACTCTATGA
- a CDS encoding DUF2274 domain-containing protein: protein MTKLRITEIPDEKPVRVTVDLPADLHRDLVTYAALVSQNGQPVEPARLVPHMIRGFITSDRAFRKLRQGPRRAAVKTQPPAAPENE, encoded by the coding sequence ATGACGAAGCTGCGCATCACCGAAATTCCCGACGAAAAGCCGGTCCGCGTCACCGTGGACCTGCCTGCGGACCTTCATCGCGATCTCGTCACTTATGCTGCCCTGGTCAGCCAGAACGGCCAGCCCGTCGAGCCTGCCCGTCTCGTGCCGCACATGATCCGTGGCTTTATCACATCCGACCGCGCGTTCCGAAAGCTCCGGCAGGGGCCACGGCGGGCAGCCGTTAAAACGCAGCCGCCTGCTGCTCCAGAAAACGAATGA
- the trbL gene encoding P-type conjugative transfer protein TrbL: MASDNVGIIDGFLNTFETTIDSGFGLVKGSVVSLAGSLSVLDIVLAGLFWAWAADEDIIQRLVKRTLYIGFFAFVIDHFSGLSGIVFNSFAALGLKAGGGTLALGDFMHPGRLAATGLDAAQPLLDAASKLAFSFGALASIVQILVLLLCWFIVLAAFFILAVQLFVAIVEFKLTSLAGFVLIPFALFNRTAFLAEKVLGNVVSSGVKIMVLAVISAIASVLFRQFTTSYGDSAPTIGQALSVVLASLCIVGLAIFGGSLANGLISGAPQLGAGAAAGTAMAVGAMGAAAVAAPAAVASGGAAALGATAAAARGGAAVAGAATTAYSMGAAGQTGAAGMASAAGNVGRAAGGAAMNAVKSKVGAATSSLKESYSAGGRWAAGAMGGAGEGDRPSGDGGSSGPSGGGGDPGTGPAGSGNPGGGPSGGDPDSGDGSDGKPPRWARNMKRRNAATHAAEAAHIIRSADGGGGSTSIDLSEKE; the protein is encoded by the coding sequence ATGGCGAGCGACAATGTCGGCATCATCGACGGTTTCCTGAATACCTTCGAGACTACGATCGACAGCGGTTTCGGTCTGGTGAAGGGAAGTGTGGTGTCGCTGGCCGGCTCGCTCTCGGTGCTGGACATCGTGCTGGCCGGCCTGTTCTGGGCTTGGGCCGCCGATGAGGACATCATCCAGCGTCTGGTGAAGAGGACGCTGTATATCGGCTTCTTTGCCTTCGTCATTGACCATTTCAGCGGCCTGTCGGGGATCGTTTTCAACAGTTTCGCGGCCCTCGGGCTCAAAGCCGGGGGCGGCACGCTGGCGCTTGGGGATTTCATGCATCCCGGCCGACTGGCGGCGACCGGGCTCGATGCCGCGCAGCCGCTGCTGGATGCGGCGAGTAAACTGGCGTTTTCCTTCGGTGCGCTGGCCAGCATCGTGCAGATCCTCGTCCTGCTCCTGTGCTGGTTCATCGTGCTGGCGGCCTTCTTCATCCTCGCGGTGCAGCTCTTCGTGGCGATCGTCGAGTTCAAGCTGACCTCACTCGCGGGCTTCGTGCTGATCCCGTTTGCCCTGTTCAACCGCACGGCGTTCCTCGCCGAGAAGGTACTGGGCAATGTCGTGTCGTCCGGCGTGAAGATCATGGTGCTGGCGGTTATTTCCGCCATAGCTTCCGTGCTCTTCAGGCAGTTCACGACGTCCTACGGTGATAGTGCGCCCACCATCGGCCAGGCGCTGTCCGTCGTGCTGGCGTCACTCTGCATCGTGGGTCTCGCCATTTTCGGCGGCTCGCTCGCCAATGGGCTGATTTCCGGTGCCCCGCAGCTTGGTGCCGGGGCAGCAGCGGGAACCGCGATGGCGGTGGGCGCGATGGGGGCTGCGGCTGTTGCCGCGCCCGCCGCCGTGGCGTCTGGCGGAGCGGCGGCCCTCGGTGCGACGGCAGCGGCAGCGCGCGGAGGGGCTGCCGTCGCAGGTGCCGCCACGACAGCCTACTCCATGGGGGCGGCCGGACAGACTGGTGCGGCGGGCATGGCATCGGCGGCTGGCAATGTCGGTCGCGCCGCTGGGGGTGCTGCGATGAACGCCGTGAAGAGCAAGGTCGGCGCGGCAACATCCTCGTTGAAGGAAAGCTACTCTGCTGGCGGACGCTGGGCCGCCGGTGCGATGGGCGGCGCCGGAGAAGGCGATAGGCCATCGGGTGACGGTGGGTCTTCAGGCCCGTCCGGCGGCGGAGGTGATCCCGGTACCGGGCCTGCCGGTAGCGGTAACCCTGGTGGCGGCCCCTCGGGAGGCGACCCCGATAGCGGCGACGGCTCCGACGGCAAGCCGCCCCGCTGGGCGCGGAACATGAAGCGCCGCAACGCCGCCACCCATGCCGCCGAGGCCGCCCATATCATCCGCTCCGCCGATGGCGGGGGCGGGTCCACGTCCATCGATCTCTCGGAGAAAGAATGA
- the trbG gene encoding P-type conjugative transfer protein TrbG produces MIRRALRALPLLTLPLAGCAQQYHPPVIRYDDAAQAMLLPDPPKPVRVVEVPRLLPLPGQLKPLPPLRRAHVVPEAADPTVRVTQANLAARIQPTRAGYVNAVQVYPYSAGALYQVYAAPGEITDIMLQQGEKLVGTGPVAVGDTVRWIVGDTTSGAGTTRRVHILVKPTRPDLTTNLIVNTDRRTYLAELRATPATYMASVSWDYPEDELIALHRQDSNADEAAPVDAGLNLDALNFRYAIESVKGGTPPWLPSRAFDDGHKVYLAFPSGIGQGELPPLFVLGADGGPELVNYRVRQNWMIVDRLFAAAELRLGDKHSEQRVRIVRTDGRKS; encoded by the coding sequence ATGATCCGTCGTGCTCTTCGTGCTTTGCCGTTGCTGACCCTGCCCCTGGCGGGTTGCGCGCAACAGTACCATCCACCCGTCATACGATATGACGACGCGGCCCAGGCCATGCTCCTGCCTGATCCGCCGAAGCCTGTGCGGGTGGTGGAAGTCCCGCGGCTGCTTCCCCTGCCGGGTCAACTCAAGCCGCTTCCACCCTTGCGGCGTGCCCATGTCGTGCCCGAGGCGGCTGACCCTACCGTGCGCGTGACCCAGGCCAATCTTGCCGCCCGCATCCAGCCGACGCGGGCCGGTTATGTGAATGCGGTGCAGGTCTATCCCTACAGCGCGGGCGCGCTCTATCAGGTCTATGCCGCGCCCGGCGAGATCACCGACATCATGCTCCAGCAGGGCGAGAAGCTGGTCGGTACTGGCCCGGTCGCGGTGGGGGACACCGTGCGCTGGATTGTCGGCGATACCACCAGTGGCGCGGGTACGACCAGAAGGGTGCATATCCTGGTCAAGCCGACGCGACCGGACCTGACCACCAATCTGATCGTCAATACCGACCGGCGGACCTACCTTGCCGAACTGCGGGCGACACCCGCGACCTATATGGCGTCCGTCTCCTGGGACTATCCCGAGGATGAGCTGATTGCCCTGCATCGGCAGGACAGTAACGCCGACGAAGCGGCGCCCGTGGATGCGGGGCTGAATCTCGACGCGCTGAATTTCCGATACGCGATCGAGAGTGTGAAAGGCGGAACACCGCCCTGGCTGCCCAGCCGGGCGTTCGACGATGGCCACAAAGTCTATCTCGCGTTTCCGTCCGGTATCGGGCAGGGCGAACTGCCGCCGCTGTTCGTGCTGGGGGCCGATGGCGGCCCGGAACTGGTGAACTACCGGGTGAGGCAGAACTGGATGATCGTCGATCGCCTGTTTGCGGCGGCCGAATTGCGGCTTGGGGATAAACATTCCGAGCAGCGAGTACGGATCGTCCGCACGGATGGCAGGAAGTCATGA
- the trbF gene encoding conjugal transfer protein TrbF, protein MFRRSTTRYGTTPEPVTPYQKAAQIWDERIGSARVQARNWRLMAFGSLFLSAGLGGGLVWQSARGTITPWVVQVDRLGQAQVVAPATSGYMPADPQIAWYLAQFVHDVRSLSSDAVVVRQNWLRAYDFTTTSGAVALNDYARLNDPFSRIGHEQVEVDIASVIRASPGSFRVAWTERHYRDGAFTGTERWTAIVSVVLRTPRDADHLRKNPLGIYVSAINWSKELGQ, encoded by the coding sequence ATGTTCCGTCGCTCCACAACACGCTACGGGACCACGCCCGAGCCCGTCACCCCATACCAGAAGGCAGCGCAGATCTGGGATGAGCGCATCGGCTCGGCCCGCGTGCAAGCCCGCAACTGGCGTCTCATGGCCTTTGGCTCCCTGTTCCTGTCCGCCGGTCTCGGGGGCGGGCTGGTCTGGCAGTCCGCGCGCGGCACCATCACGCCGTGGGTCGTGCAGGTGGACCGGCTGGGGCAGGCGCAGGTCGTTGCCCCGGCCACGTCCGGCTACATGCCCGCCGATCCGCAGATCGCCTGGTATCTGGCGCAGTTCGTCCATGACGTGCGGTCCCTGTCTTCGGATGCCGTGGTTGTCCGGCAGAACTGGCTGCGCGCCTATGATTTCACCACCACGTCCGGCGCTGTGGCCCTCAATGATTATGCCCGCCTGAATGATCCGTTTTCGCGGATCGGGCACGAGCAGGTCGAGGTGGACATCGCCTCGGTGATCCGGGCCTCTCCCGGAAGTTTCCGGGTGGCCTGGACGGAGCGCCATTACCGTGACGGCGCGTTCACCGGCACCGAACGCTGGACCGCCATCGTCTCGGTTGTTCTGCGCACCCCGCGCGACGCGGATCATCTGCGGAAAAACCCGCTCGGAATCTACGTCTCCGCCATTAACTGGTCGAAGGAGCTTGGCCAATGA
- a CDS encoding TrbI/VirB10 family protein, which yields MSGAEERPEGNTGATTSGSGTGPSSPPPSPDLRLRVQRPPVVRLSRPVIWTLGGAGMLAIGLALGYALQNGTQKGSVQGAQDTDTRPSADGLAALPSDYTATPKLGPPLPGDLGKPILDAQRNGRAGPVSGMGDRRGDQEIEAARTSRLFAQIEARDGQTAQTIPVMATAPGAQASPTGPDQQTGNRAFLAGQPDRMTVSPDRIVSPASPYILQAGTVIAGALNTKISSDLPGQIVGHVTQNVYDSPTGRSLLIPQGSTLFGAYNSGISFGQQRTQIIWTRLIYPNGESLVLEKLPGGDAIGQSGLSDEVNNHWGQLFRAALVTTLLSVGSEAGTSWNENNLMQAIRSGASNGFSMVGNRLIDRSLNIQPTLTDRPGLPFMLILNRDLILNPWHPKEPAP from the coding sequence ATGAGCGGCGCGGAAGAGCGCCCGGAAGGGAATACGGGAGCCACCACAAGCGGAAGCGGAACAGGACCATCATCCCCGCCGCCCTCTCCCGATTTGCGGCTGCGCGTGCAGCGTCCGCCGGTGGTCCGGCTCTCGCGCCCCGTCATCTGGACGCTGGGTGGTGCGGGGATGCTCGCGATCGGTCTTGCGCTGGGCTACGCGCTGCAAAATGGTACACAGAAGGGGTCGGTCCAGGGGGCACAGGACACCGACACCCGTCCTTCGGCCGACGGGCTGGCCGCTCTCCCCAGTGATTATACCGCCACTCCAAAACTCGGGCCGCCTTTGCCCGGCGATCTCGGCAAGCCGATCCTCGACGCACAGCGGAACGGTCGCGCGGGACCGGTCTCGGGCATGGGAGACCGCCGTGGCGATCAGGAAATCGAGGCGGCCCGCACCAGCAGGCTCTTCGCCCAGATCGAGGCGCGGGACGGCCAGACTGCGCAGACGATTCCGGTCATGGCCACCGCTCCCGGAGCACAGGCATCACCGACCGGCCCCGACCAGCAGACCGGCAATCGCGCCTTCCTGGCGGGTCAGCCGGACCGCATGACCGTCAGCCCGGATCGGATCGTATCTCCCGCCTCGCCTTATATCCTCCAGGCTGGGACCGTCATTGCCGGCGCACTCAATACGAAGATCAGTTCCGATCTGCCCGGACAGATCGTAGGGCATGTCACCCAGAACGTCTATGACAGCCCGACCGGACGGTCCTTGCTTATCCCGCAGGGAAGCACCCTGTTCGGGGCCTATAACAGCGGCATTTCCTTCGGGCAGCAGCGCACCCAGATCATCTGGACCCGGCTGATCTATCCGAACGGCGAAAGCCTCGTCCTGGAAAAGCTGCCCGGCGGCGACGCCATCGGCCAGTCCGGCCTGTCCGACGAGGTGAACAATCATTGGGGCCAGCTCTTCAGGGCGGCGCTCGTCACGACCCTCCTCAGCGTGGGCTCCGAAGCGGGCACGTCATGGAACGAGAACAACCTGATGCAGGCCATCCGCTCCGGCGCGAGCAACGGGTTTTCCATGGTCGGCAACCGGCTGATTGATCGCAGCCTGAATATTCAGCCGACGCTGACAGACCGGCCGGGCCTGCCGTTCATGCTTATCCTGAATCGCGACCTGATCTTGAACCCCTGGCACCCAAAGGAACCGGCTCCATGA
- a CDS encoding SDR family oxidoreductase: MTQGRKVAIVTGSSRGIGAAIATRLAKDGLAVVVNYAGNADQAEDLVAKIRQTGGEALPVKADVSDAMAVAALFDVTEKAFGGVDVLVNNAGIMTLGRIADVDDAAFTRQVDINLRGTFNTLREGGKRLREGGRIVNLSTSVVGLKFENYGVYAATKAAVETLTAIMAKELRGRNTTVNAVAPGPTGTELFLHGKSPELIEKLSKMNPLERLGTPDDIAAAVAFLVGPDGAWINGQTLRANGGMV, translated from the coding sequence ATGACACAGGGCAGAAAAGTAGCGATCGTTACGGGATCATCGCGCGGGATCGGCGCCGCTATCGCTACGCGGCTGGCGAAGGACGGACTGGCGGTTGTCGTTAATTACGCCGGTAACGCCGACCAGGCGGAGGATCTCGTCGCAAAAATCCGGCAGACTGGTGGAGAAGCCCTTCCCGTGAAAGCTGATGTCTCGGACGCGATGGCTGTGGCCGCGCTGTTCGATGTGACGGAAAAAGCCTTCGGTGGCGTCGATGTGCTGGTCAACAATGCCGGGATCATGACGCTAGGACGGATCGCCGATGTGGACGATGCCGCTTTCACGCGACAGGTGGATATCAATCTGCGGGGCACCTTCAATACGCTGCGGGAGGGCGGGAAAAGACTTCGGGAAGGCGGACGCATCGTGAATCTCTCGACCAGTGTCGTGGGACTGAAATTCGAAAATTACGGTGTGTATGCAGCGACAAAAGCGGCCGTCGAAACCCTGACGGCGATCATGGCCAAGGAACTGCGCGGCCGGAATACGACGGTGAACGCGGTCGCGCCCGGTCCGACCGGAACGGAGCTGTTTCTCCATGGGAAAAGCCCTGAACTGATCGAAAAACTCTCGAAAATGAATCCGCTGGAACGTCTGGGGACGCCGGACGACATCGCGGCGGCAGTTGCCTTCCTCGTCGGACCGGATGGCGCGTGGATCAACGGCCAGACCCTGCGCGCCAATGGCGGCATGGTCTGA